The Thermodesulfobacteriota bacterium genome includes the window CCAGGTAGAGCGCCACCCCGACCAGGATCGGGCCCGCCCAGGCAAAGGGAGAGGCTTGGAAGCCCACGAAGGCCCGGGCGTAGTGGGCCACCCCGGCGAAGACGATCCCCGCCCCGCAGACGATGGCGAAGAGCTTCGTGAAGTCACGGGCGCCGAAGATCAGCGCGATCCGGCGAAAGGCCAGGGTCACCGCCTCGAACCCGTTGTAGGTGTAGTACTCCAGGTCCACGGCGAGCGCCGTGTCGGCAAGGAGCCCAAGCCCCAGGAGGGCCGCGAAGAACGGAAGGACCGACCGGGAGTGCACGGGGACCCTCACCTCGGCGATTCGGTCCGGGCCTCGGTGGCCTGGCCCACGCGGGAGGAGGCCTCTCCCCGGAGCTGGTCCTCCATGCCCCGCAGGTGCTCCACCACCCGGTAGATGGCCTCGAGTTCCTGGGCCGCGGCGGCGTAGGAGCGCTGGAGGCCCTCGTACTGGTCCCGGATGCGCCGGCGCAGGAGGTCGATGTCCCCGGCCACCCGCTCGCTCACGAACTGGATCGCGCAGCGGTGGGGCGGCTCCCCGGCCACCGGGCCCCGCTGCTTCTCGAGGAGCTCGGTGACCGTGTCGAGGATGATCTCCCCCCGGCGGTAGAGGTCGACCAGGAGCTGGAGGGCGTAGGCCTTGGCCGCGAGGTCGGCGAGGCTCGCGATCACCGGCGCCTCCTGACCCGTGCCAACGGCTGCCTTGAGGACGTGGAGGAGCGGCAGGGGAGACTGGTTCACGAAGGCCTGCTGGCCGGCGGTGAGGGGCGCCTTCACCCGGATCGCGTCGGCCACGTCCTGCATCTGGGCGTGAACGTAGTCCCGGAGGTTGGCGTTGGCGTCGGTGATGGCTGAACAGACAAACGTATGGTTCATCTGCCAGGCGGCACCCTCCACCACGGCGTCCAGCCGTCGCCCGTCGTTCTGGGGGCAGGGGGGCTCGGCCGAGACGAGGTAGCCTCCTCCGGCGCCCCGGACCTGGATGTCCCCCACGAAGCCGCGCACCAGGGCCACGAAGTCCGAGTTCAACCCCAGGCCGTCCACCCCGAGGACCTCGAGCACCGAGCCGTCCCGGAGGATCTCCTTCAGCGCGTCCGGGCAGCCCTCCTGGATGCCCGCGACCGCGGCGTCGGTTTCCGGCGCGCCGCCGCTCATCCGGCCGCTCCCGTCGGCGATCACCTCCTTGGTCTTCTGGTAGAAGTCCGCCATGCCGCTCTCGGTCAGGTACTGCTGGACCGCGTTGGTGACCCCCCGCTCGTGGCCCTGGAGGGCCTCGCTTCCCACCGTGACGAGCGTCTGGGCGGTCTTGCAGTCGTCGAGTTGGATGGCGTTCAGCCGATCGGCCAGGGCCTCCAGGTCTTTCACGGTTTGAGCCGCCTGAGGGCTCAGGGCCTGGAGCGCCAGGTCGAAGGCTGCGGCAGGCGCCGAGGAGAGGATGTTCTGGAGTTTCGTGACCAGGTAGTCGAAGTCCAGGAAGGAGAACCCGCCCATGAAGACGTCGATCCCCCCGCAGCCCACCCGGAACCGGGGGAGCTCCACGGTCACCGGGTAGTCCGCCGTGCTCGGCCACCGGGCCGAGAAGGAACCCACGGTGTAGTAGCCGCGGGTCTGCCCGGCGAAGTAGCCCGGGGAGGACTCGATCCGCGAGGTGAGCCAGTCGTCGACCCAGCCGCACGGACCCGGAGTGGGCAAGCCGGCGAGGCCGACGGAGAGAAGGACGGGCACCAGCAATCTCGAACGCATGGCATGCTCCTGGAGCGGGGCTACCCGGGCCCACTCGTCAACGAGTCGGCAGGCTGACTGGGCGGCTCGGGGTTCCGGAACGAAGTCCTGGGGCTCCGCTGCCG containing:
- a CDS encoding conjugal transfer protein TraH, yielding MRSRLLVPVLLSVGLAGLPTPGPCGWVDDWLTSRIESSPGYFAGQTRGYYTVGSFSARWPSTADYPVTVELPRFRVGCGGIDVFMGGFSFLDFDYLVTKLQNILSSAPAAAFDLALQALSPQAAQTVKDLEALADRLNAIQLDDCKTAQTLVTVGSEALQGHERGVTNAVQQYLTESGMADFYQKTKEVIADGSGRMSGGAPETDAAVAGIQEGCPDALKEILRDGSVLEVLGVDGLGLNSDFVALVRGFVGDIQVRGAGGGYLVSAEPPCPQNDGRRLDAVVEGAAWQMNHTFVCSAITDANANLRDYVHAQMQDVADAIRVKAPLTAGQQAFVNQSPLPLLHVLKAAVGTGQEAPVIASLADLAAKAYALQLLVDLYRRGEIILDTVTELLEKQRGPVAGEPPHRCAIQFVSERVAGDIDLLRRRIRDQYEGLQRSYAAAAQELEAIYRVVEHLRGMEDQLRGEASSRVGQATEARTESPR